One Cucurbita pepo subsp. pepo cultivar mu-cu-16 chromosome LG11, ASM280686v2, whole genome shotgun sequence DNA window includes the following coding sequences:
- the LOC111804811 gene encoding linoleate 9S-lipoxygenase 6-like, translating into MLGVEKLLGHVSLTNLCSKDRQNVSFQLISCMNGDPSNGMQGKVGKEHLMEIGGVENEGLIRFDWDEEIGYPGAMLVTNYNHSSKFFLKSITLHIPYWGNIHFNCNSWIQPKNYVHHRIFFLNKAYLPDQTPRVLQKYREDELVKMRGDGKQKRQSWENIYDYDVYNDISNPDSNSTNNRPILGGSREYPYPRRGRTGRPRSRKDDRYETEPFIEDIYVPNDERFSDLKESDFIFHQVKSAYRFMKGKIKATLIENSPKRFDSLEDFFALYRPRSFFRGSKFPLPQVIKGDQFGWRTDEEFAREMLAGANPMIIRRLQEFPPTSKLDPNVYGDQTSKITKEHIINSLDGLTVDQAIAKNKLYILDHHDLVIPYLKRINATSRKTYATRTVLFLKQDGTLKPLAIELSLPHPQGYELGAISRTLLPHQDKVGEALWQLAKAYVSVNDSGHHQLVSHWLNTHAVIEPFVIATNRQLSVLHPIHKLLVPHFRYTMKINSLARANLINADGVVEKTQYPSKYSMEMSSFAYRSWNFTQQALPADLIQRVAIEDSSAPHGLRLLIADYPYAVDGLDIWAAIKTWVLEYCSLYYENDDMIRNDQELQSWWKEVRERGHEDKKDEAWWPRMESFEELINSCTIIIWISSALHAAVNFGQYPYGGFLPNRPSLSKKFLPEEGTFEYLELQSDPEKVFMKTITSELPEVDILNISTIQFLSTHSPDESYLGERSDPYWTFDQEALNAFERFKKRLAEIEIMIAERNQNFTLKNRVGRPMSMAYTLLLPTSKDGITMRGIPNSISI; encoded by the exons atgTTGGGAGTAGAGAAGCTTTTAGGTCATGTGAGTTTGACGAACCTATGTAGTAAGGATAGACAAAATGTTTCCTTCCAACTCATTAGCTGCATGAATGGTGATCCAT CAAATGGAATGCAAGGGAAAGTGGGGAAAGAACACCTGATGGAGATTGGaggagttgaaaatgaagggCTAATCAGGTTTGATTGGGATGAAGAGATTGGGTACCCAGGAGCCATGTTGGTTACAAATTACAACCATTCTTCCAAGTTCTTCCTCAAATCTATCACTCTTCATATCCCTTACTGGGGAAACATTCACTTCAATTGCAACTCCTGGATTCAGCCTAAGAACTACGTACATCatcgtattttctttctcaataag GCATATCTTCCTGATCAAACACCGAGAGTACTTCAAAAGTATAGAGAAGATGAACTGGTGAAAATGAGAGGAGATGGTAAACAGAAACGCCAAAGCTGGGAAAACATATATGATTACGACGTCTATAATGATATTAGCAATCCAGATTCTAACTCTACAAATAACCGACCCATTCTTGGAGGGTCAAGAGAATATCCTTATCCTCGTAGAGGAAGAACGGGGAGGCCACGTTCACGAAAAG ATGATAGATATGAGACGGAACCTTTTATCGAAGACATTTACGTTCCGAATGATGAAAGATTCAGTGATTTGAAGGAatcagattttatttttcatcaagTTAAATCAGCATATCGATTTATGAAAGGTAAAATTAAAGCTacattaattgaaaattctcCAAAACGATTCGACTCCCTCGAAGATTTCTTTGCACTCTATCGACCGCGTTCCTTCTTTCGAGGATCGAAATTTCCACTACCCCAAGTGATCAAAG GTGATCAATTCGGATGGAGGACTGATGAAGAATTTGCTAGAGAAATGTTGGCAGGAGCAAACCCGATGATCATTCGTCGTCTCCAA GAGTTCCCACCAACTAGCAAGCTTGACCCTAATGTTTATGGTGATCAAACCAGCAAGATTACCAAAGAACACATAATTAATAGTTTAGATGGACTCACAGTAGATCAG GCCATTGCGAAGAACAAGCTTTATATACTAGACCACCATGATTTAGTAATTCCGTAtcttaaaagaataaatgcaACTTCGAGAAAAACTTACGCTACAAGAACAGTTCTCTTCTTAAAACAAGATGGGACTTTGAAGCCTTTGGCAATTGAATTGAGCTTGCCGCACCCTCAAGGATACGAACTCGGAGCCATTAGTAGAACATTGTTGCCACATCAAGACAAGGTTGGAGAAGCACTTTGGCAACTAGCTAAGGCTTATGTTAGTGTCAATGACTCTGGGCACCACCAGCTCGTTAGTCATTG GTTGAACACTCACGCCGTAATTGAGCCATTTGTGATTGCAACGAACAGACAACTCAGTGTTCTTCATCCAATTCATAAGTTGCTTGTTCCTCACTTTCGATACACCATGAAGATTAATTCTCTTGCGAGAGCAAACCTCATTAATGCTGATGGTGTTGTCGAGAAAACTCAATATCCCTCTAAATATTCAATGGAAATGTCTTCGTTTGCTTATCGAAGTTGGAATTTCACTCAACAAGCACTCCCTGCTGATCTAATCCAGAG AGTTGCTATTGAGGACTCAAGCGCCCCACATGGACTCCGATTACTAATAGCGGATTATCCATATGCTGTTGATGGACTTGACATTTGGGCAGCCATCAAGACATGGGTACTAGAGTATTGCTCACTCTACTACGAGAATGATGACATGATTCGTAATGATCAAGAGCTACAATCATGGTGGAAGGAGGTTCGAGAAAGAGGCCATGAAGATAAGAAAGACGAAGCATGGTGGCCAAGGATGGAGAGTTTTGAAGAACTAATCAACAGTTGCACGATTATCATATGGATTTCTTCAGCTCTTCATGCTGCAGTTAACTTTGGACAATATCCTTACGGTGGTTTCCTTCCCAACCGGCCGTCTCTCAGCAAAAAATTCTTACCCGAAGAAGGGACGTTTGAGTATCTAGAGCTGCAGTCTGATCCCGAAAAGGTTTTCATGAAAACAATCACTTCGGAACTACCAGaagttgatattttaaatatctcaacgaTTCAGTTTCTATCTACGCATTCTCCAGACGAGTCCTATTTAGGGGAAAGAAGTGATCCATATTGGACTTTTGATCAAGAGGCTTTAAATGCATTTGAGAGATTTAAGAAACGACTTgctgaaattgaaataatgatAGCGGAAAGAAACCAAAACTTCACGTTGAAGAATCGTGTTGGACGACCCATGAGCATGGCGTACACTTTACTACTTCCTACCAGCAAAGATGGGATTACAATGCGAGGAATTCCCAACAGCATTTCTATTTGA